The following coding sequences lie in one Kamptonema formosum PCC 6407 genomic window:
- a CDS encoding Uma2 family endonuclease, with protein MTQITLDLNPIIKLTEEQFFQLCQENSDLKLERNAKGELIVMPPTGGETGRSNVKAIVPLAIWNEHTQLGEVFDSSTGFTLPNKANRSPDASWVEKSRWEALTPEQREKFIPLCPDFVIEILSPSDSLSKTQEKMQEYIDNGCRLGWLIKRKKQEVEIYRPGKEMEVLKFPQTLSGEDVLPGFTLNLQRIWE; from the coding sequence ATGACTCAAATCACCCTCGACCTCAACCCCATCATCAAACTTACCGAAGAACAGTTTTTTCAACTTTGCCAAGAAAACTCCGATTTAAAACTAGAACGAAACGCCAAAGGAGAATTAATAGTTATGCCGCCAACAGGAGGAGAAACAGGTAGAAGTAATGTTAAAGCGATTGTACCATTGGCAATATGGAACGAACACACCCAACTCGGCGAAGTCTTCGACTCATCTACAGGTTTTACTCTACCAAATAAAGCCAATCGTTCCCCCGATGCCTCTTGGGTAGAAAAATCTCGTTGGGAAGCTTTAACTCCCGAACAAAGAGAGAAATTTATACCCCTTTGTCCCGACTTTGTAATTGAAATTCTTTCACCAAGCGATAGCCTTAGCAAGACTCAAGAAAAAATGCAGGAATATATCGATAATGGCTGTCGTCTTGGTTGGCTAATTAAACGCAAAAAACAAGAAGTAGAAATTTATCGGCCTGGTAAAGAAATGGAGGTTTTGAAATTTCCTCAAACCTTATCTGGCGAGGATGTCTTACCTGGATTTACCTTGAATTTACAGCGAATTTGGGAATAG
- a CDS encoding serpin family protein: MKLPLAAIGKNSIDSRLITANTRFSFKLFSQILKQDSTKNIFVSPTSISIALAMTYNGASGETQQAMAKALELQGLDLNSLNQANADLITALIQADPTVNISLVNSLWAKQGVPFKPEFIQKTQTFYSAEANNLDFTNPKSPDTINNWVKHHTCGKISQIIKEIPAGSELFLINAVYFKGDWTDKFDKGDTKNKPFTLVDGSTKQYSLMSRTGWYDYYETPEFQAISIPYGNGRFSLYVFLPQKTSNLSQFYQTLTPENWEKSMQKFTKQKVTIELPRFKLEYEIKLNGILKSLGMGVAFDEKQADFSGMRPIPPNLYISEVKHKTFVELKEEGTEAAAITSIQMSASPIPLPHKPFEMIVDSPFFSAIHDNQTETILFMGSIVEPN, from the coding sequence GTGAAATTGCCTTTGGCTGCAATTGGGAAAAATTCCATTGACTCCAGGCTAATTACAGCTAATACTCGGTTTAGTTTTAAGCTATTTTCCCAAATTCTCAAGCAAGACAGCACTAAAAATATCTTTGTATCACCAACTAGCATATCAATAGCACTAGCGATGACTTATAATGGTGCTAGTGGTGAAACTCAGCAAGCAATGGCTAAAGCATTGGAGTTGCAGGGATTGGATTTAAACTCCCTCAACCAAGCTAATGCAGATTTAATTACAGCATTGATTCAGGCAGATCCAACAGTAAATATCTCGCTAGTAAATTCACTTTGGGCAAAACAGGGAGTTCCCTTTAAGCCAGAATTTATCCAGAAAACTCAAACATTTTACAGTGCTGAGGCAAATAACTTAGATTTTACCAATCCAAAATCCCCAGATACTATCAACAACTGGGTTAAGCACCATACCTGCGGTAAAATCAGTCAAATTATTAAGGAAATTCCAGCGGGTTCAGAACTGTTTCTAATTAATGCCGTTTACTTTAAAGGAGATTGGACTGACAAGTTTGATAAAGGAGATACAAAAAACAAGCCTTTTACTTTGGTAGATGGTTCTACAAAGCAATACTCGCTGATGTCTCGAACAGGGTGGTATGATTATTACGAAACCCCTGAGTTCCAAGCAATTAGTATTCCCTACGGCAATGGAAGGTTTAGCTTGTATGTATTTCTCCCTCAGAAAACTTCTAATCTTTCCCAATTCTACCAAACTCTAACTCCTGAAAACTGGGAAAAATCGATGCAGAAATTCACCAAACAAAAAGTAACTATCGAACTACCTCGATTTAAACTCGAATATGAAATTAAACTCAACGGCATACTAAAAAGCTTAGGGATGGGAGTTGCTTTTGATGAAAAACAAGCTGATTTTTCTGGTATGCGTCCAATCCCGCCTAATCTCTACATCAGTGAAGTTAAACATAAAACCTTTGTCGAGTTAAAAGAGGAGGGTACAGAAGCAGCAGCAATAACTTCCATACAGATGTCAGCATCTCCTATTCCATTGCCACACAAACCCTTTGAAATGATTGTCGATAGCCCCTTTTTCTCTGCAATTCATGACAACCAAACTGAAACTATTTTGTTTATGGGTTCAATTGTTGAACCTAATTAA
- the aroH gene encoding chorismate mutase: MEDVCVEWRVRAIRGATTASENSVEAIADAVRELLDELEGLNDLDPEMIISATFSVTRDLDAIFPAAIARDRPRWANVPLLDVQQMHVEGSLQRCIRFLIHINLPENHTQIYHPYLRGAKNLRPDWNLASVSYS, encoded by the coding sequence ATGGAGGATGTTTGCGTGGAGTGGCGAGTAAGGGCGATTCGCGGGGCAACTACTGCCTCAGAAAATTCGGTGGAAGCAATTGCAGATGCGGTGAGGGAACTGTTAGATGAACTAGAAGGGCTTAATGACCTCGACCCGGAAATGATTATTAGTGCTACTTTTTCTGTCACTCGCGATTTGGATGCTATCTTTCCGGCTGCGATCGCGCGCGATCGTCCCCGCTGGGCTAATGTTCCTCTTTTAGATGTTCAGCAAATGCACGTTGAGGGTAGTTTGCAACGCTGTATCCGATTTTTAATTCACATTAATTTGCCAGAAAACCACACTCAAATTTATCATCCTTATTTGCGAGGAGCTAAGAATTTGCGGCCGGATTGGAATTTAGCTAGTGTTAGTTACTCTTAA
- the sppA gene encoding signal peptide peptidase SppA: MIWPFKPRYRKQIARIEINGAIAQEARKRVLEALKTVEERKFPALLLRIDSPGGTVGDSQEIYSALKRLQDQVKIVASFGNISASGGVYIGMGAPHIVTNPGTITGSIGVIIRGNNIEGLLEKVGVSFKTIKSGPYKDILAFDRELTEPEKEILQDLIDNTYQQFVQTVAEARNIPIETVKTFADGRIFSGQQALELGVVDRLGTEDDARRWAAELAGLDPEKTECCTLEKPKPFLTRALGSSLDTSGLSSAGNWLEFELSVSGLPLWLYRP, encoded by the coding sequence ATGATTTGGCCATTTAAGCCTCGCTATCGCAAACAAATCGCTCGGATTGAAATCAACGGCGCGATCGCCCAAGAAGCCCGCAAGCGTGTCCTAGAAGCTCTCAAAACCGTTGAAGAGCGCAAGTTTCCCGCCTTGCTGCTGCGGATCGACTCTCCCGGCGGTACAGTCGGAGATTCCCAAGAAATCTACAGCGCCCTCAAGCGCCTGCAAGACCAAGTTAAAATTGTTGCCAGCTTTGGCAATATTTCGGCTTCTGGGGGTGTCTACATTGGCATGGGTGCCCCCCACATCGTCACCAATCCGGGTACGATTACGGGCAGCATTGGCGTGATTATCCGAGGAAATAACATTGAAGGGCTGTTAGAAAAGGTTGGCGTTTCGTTTAAAACGATTAAATCTGGCCCTTACAAAGATATTTTGGCTTTTGACAGAGAACTGACTGAGCCGGAGAAGGAAATTCTGCAAGACTTGATCGATAACACTTATCAGCAGTTCGTGCAAACGGTTGCAGAAGCCCGAAATATCCCGATTGAAACGGTTAAAACTTTTGCCGACGGTCGCATTTTTAGCGGACAGCAAGCTTTAGAACTGGGTGTGGTTGACCGTTTGGGAACTGAGGATGATGCCCGTCGCTGGGCGGCTGAATTAGCAGGTCTTGACCCTGAAAAAACGGAGTGTTGCACTCTGGAAAAACCTAAACCATTTTTAACTCGTGCATTAGGCAGTAGTCTGGATACATCGGGGCTGTCTTCTGCTGGGAATTGGCTAGAATTTGAGCTGTCTGTAAGTGGTCTACCACTTTGGCTTTATCGACCATAA
- the pyk gene encoding pyruvate kinase: MQLQNSHRRTKIVATIGPATLNPKVLRDLIEAGATTLRLNFSHGTHEDHQRSIRLIRQTSFELNQPVGILLDLQGPKIRLGRFENGSIILQKGDPFTLTSHLVPGTEKISSITYEPLADEVPEGASILLDDGKVEMVVEKIDRVARELYCRVVVGGPLSNNKGVNFPGVYLSIKALTDKDRKDLMFGLDQGVDWVALSFVRNPQDVLEIKELIASAGKQVPVIAKIEKHEAIEQMEAILALCNGVMVARGDLGVELPAEDVPILQKRLIASANRMGIPVITATQMLDSMVNNPRPTRAEISDVANAIIDGTDAVMLSNETAVGKFPVEAVATMARIAVRIEQEEITRNVTGVEDTGRSIPNGISQAVSQIAEQLRAQAIMTLTKTGATARNVSKFRPKTPILAVTPHVDVARQLQMVWGVKPLLVLDLPSAGQTFQSAISVAQEKGLLSDGDLVVMTAGTLQGVAGSTDLIKVEVVTAVLGRGTGVGLGAVSGRARVALSAADVGDFHSGEILVVRNTSVDFVEMIRKAAGVVTEEASLTSHAAIIGLRLGVPVMVGVENATRVIRDGTMLTVDMQRGLVYSGAKNSTPTDGELKV, translated from the coding sequence ATGCAACTGCAAAATTCCCACCGCCGGACTAAAATTGTCGCCACTATTGGCCCCGCAACCCTGAACCCAAAGGTACTCCGCGATCTCATCGAAGCGGGTGCAACTACTTTGCGCCTCAACTTTTCTCACGGGACTCACGAAGATCACCAGCGAAGTATTCGCCTGATCCGGCAGACATCCTTTGAGCTCAATCAGCCGGTTGGTATTCTCCTAGACCTCCAAGGCCCGAAAATTCGCCTGGGACGCTTTGAAAATGGCTCGATTATCCTTCAAAAGGGCGACCCATTTACTCTCACTAGCCATTTAGTCCCCGGTACTGAGAAAATTTCCTCGATCACCTACGAACCCCTAGCAGATGAAGTGCCGGAGGGAGCATCAATCTTACTTGATGACGGTAAGGTGGAGATGGTAGTGGAGAAAATAGACCGAGTGGCACGGGAATTGTATTGCCGTGTTGTTGTTGGCGGCCCCCTTTCTAATAATAAAGGGGTGAATTTTCCGGGAGTGTATTTGTCAATTAAGGCACTCACTGATAAAGACCGTAAAGATTTGATGTTTGGTCTGGATCAGGGTGTAGACTGGGTGGCACTTTCCTTCGTTCGCAACCCTCAAGATGTACTGGAAATTAAAGAACTAATTGCTTCGGCTGGTAAGCAGGTGCCGGTGATTGCGAAAATTGAAAAGCACGAAGCGATCGAACAAATGGAAGCGATTTTAGCTTTGTGTAATGGTGTGATGGTGGCGCGTGGCGATTTGGGCGTGGAATTGCCAGCCGAGGATGTGCCGATTTTGCAAAAGCGACTGATTGCCAGTGCAAATCGGATGGGCATTCCGGTGATTACTGCAACTCAAATGCTAGATAGCATGGTGAATAATCCTCGCCCGACTCGCGCTGAAATTTCCGACGTGGCGAATGCGATTATTGATGGTACTGATGCGGTGATGCTGTCGAATGAGACGGCCGTTGGCAAGTTTCCAGTGGAAGCTGTGGCGACGATGGCGAGAATTGCGGTACGGATTGAACAGGAAGAGATTACTCGCAATGTCACTGGGGTGGAAGATACGGGCCGGTCGATTCCCAATGGGATTAGTCAAGCGGTGAGCCAAATTGCTGAGCAATTGAGGGCGCAGGCGATTATGACGCTGACGAAGACGGGGGCGACGGCGCGCAATGTGTCCAAGTTTCGGCCGAAAACTCCAATTTTGGCAGTGACTCCCCATGTGGATGTAGCGCGACAGTTGCAGATGGTGTGGGGTGTGAAGCCCTTGTTAGTGCTAGATTTGCCTTCGGCGGGTCAGACTTTTCAATCGGCGATTAGCGTAGCCCAGGAGAAGGGTTTGTTGTCGGATGGGGATTTGGTGGTGATGACGGCGGGTACTCTGCAAGGGGTGGCTGGTTCGACTGATTTGATTAAGGTTGAGGTGGTGACTGCGGTGCTGGGTAGGGGTACTGGCGTGGGTTTGGGAGCGGTAAGCGGGCGGGCACGGGTGGCTTTGTCTGCTGCGGATGTGGGGGATTTCCACAGTGGTGAGATTTTGGTAGTGCGAAATACGAGTGTTGATTTTGTGGAGATGATTCGCAAGGCGGCGGGTGTGGTGACTGAGGAGGCGAGTTTGACTTCTCACGCGGCGATTATTGGTTTGCGTTTAGGCGTACCGGTGATGGTGGGGGTGGAGAATGCAACGCGGGTGATTCGGGACGGTACGATGTTGACTGTGGATATGCAGCGGGGTTTGGTTTATTCGGGGGCGAAGAATTCGACTCCTACTGATGGGGAATTGAAGGTTTAG
- the crtR gene encoding beta-carotene hydroxylase, with protein MSEPRRSLTVPKEFLSPPGDFNPTLLLFLSAVAILGISNVGYWCWHWPDWCCFCLNVLALHMAGTVIHDASHNAAHRDRIINAILGHGSALMLGFAFPVFTRVHIQHHAHVNDPDNDPDHFVSTGGPLWLIAARFFYHEIFFFKRRLWRKFELWEWFFSRLFVAAIVYIAIQYDHLGYVLNFWFSPALVVGLALGLFFDYLPHRPFQERDRWKNARVYPSPILNILILGQNYHLIHHLWPSIPWYNYKPAYEAVKPLLDEKGSPQTLGILGGKKDFWSFIYDIFLGIRLHHSKTSD; from the coding sequence ATGTCGGAGCCCCGGCGGTCACTGACAGTACCTAAAGAGTTTCTGAGCCCTCCGGGTGATTTTAATCCAACGCTGCTGCTGTTTTTGAGCGCAGTAGCCATCCTGGGCATTTCTAATGTGGGTTATTGGTGTTGGCATTGGCCCGATTGGTGCTGTTTTTGTCTGAACGTGCTTGCCTTACACATGGCAGGAACAGTTATACACGACGCTTCTCATAATGCGGCACATCGCGATCGCATCATTAACGCTATTTTAGGTCATGGTAGCGCCTTGATGTTGGGCTTCGCTTTCCCCGTATTTACGCGGGTGCATATCCAGCATCACGCTCATGTTAATGACCCAGATAACGATCCCGATCATTTTGTTTCCACTGGTGGCCCTCTGTGGCTAATTGCTGCTAGATTTTTTTACCACGAGATTTTCTTCTTTAAACGTCGCCTGTGGCGCAAATTTGAGCTGTGGGAATGGTTTTTCAGCCGTTTATTTGTAGCGGCAATAGTTTATATTGCGATTCAATACGACCATTTAGGTTACGTCCTGAATTTTTGGTTTTCCCCTGCCTTAGTAGTAGGTTTGGCTTTGGGGTTATTTTTTGATTATTTACCGCACCGTCCGTTTCAGGAACGCGATCGCTGGAAGAATGCTAGAGTTTACCCCAGTCCAATTTTGAACATCTTAATTTTAGGACAAAACTATCACCTAATTCATCATTTGTGGCCTTCCATTCCTTGGTATAATTACAAGCCAGCTTATGAAGCAGTCAAACCTCTTTTAGATGAGAAAGGATCGCCTCAAACACTAGGAATACTAGGAGGTAAAAAGGACTTTTGGAGTTTTATATACGACATTTTTCTGGGAATTAGGTTGCATCATAGCAAAACTTCTGATTAA
- a CDS encoding transposase → MIQPKIPQPTISFIDQYCESYQKIFPEVRSYEAFKQIIMGILTPSKRKSLVTLSKIIGLKNSQSLHNFLTQSPWKSEELRTQRLKIIFNWLKEEAIDIIIDETGDPKKGNKTEYVARQYLGRLGKVDNGIVSVNIWSLDARGGGS, encoded by the coding sequence ATGATACAGCCCAAAATTCCACAACCTACCATTAGTTTCATCGATCAATATTGTGAGAGTTATCAAAAAATATTTCCAGAAGTTAGAAGCTATGAAGCCTTTAAGCAAATTATTATGGGGATTTTGACACCAAGCAAGAGAAAAAGTTTAGTAACACTCTCTAAAATAATTGGATTAAAAAATAGTCAATCATTGCATAACTTTTTAACACAATCTCCCTGGAAATCGGAAGAATTAAGAACCCAGAGACTAAAAATTATCTTTAACTGGTTAAAAGAAGAAGCAATTGACATTATTATAGATGAGACCGGAGATCCAAAAAAAGGAAATAAAACTGAATATGTAGCTAGACAATATTTAGGAAGGCTAGGAAAAGTAGACAATGGGATTGTAAGTGTCAATATTTGGAGTCTGGATGCCAGAGGGGGAGGAAGTTAA
- a CDS encoding COP23 domain-containing protein, which produces MGALGFLSRAASEFITRREKPEPLQQTLSIEENNFMPSKLLASHLWKILGLAAGSALLTTGSALGYSLSINNNLPVRVAAEPSDADATTTDPLDPTAEDESPTPDDDSKTVSEPRFTCELDNGKSTVMYHPQSQPNQSYPWAIPSDLGGGWSSERRCGEISRRLESYRPDGLDELRTGVENGYSVICVTTEKNPDCRIVLTVPPGEDPKLTRDRVFQNLTVADSGQSTQGVNTFVDGNTGRIIERVLGMDSPRNRRNSQSDSIYLRPFLDRADGGTGTRLRGGLRSQPGPRLNPDNFRN; this is translated from the coding sequence GTGGGTGCATTGGGATTTTTGTCAAGAGCCGCCTCGGAATTTATTACGCGGCGCGAGAAACCTGAACCGCTACAGCAAACACTTTCGATCGAGGAGAATAATTTTATGCCGTCAAAGCTATTGGCATCGCACCTTTGGAAAATACTGGGTTTGGCAGCAGGGTCAGCACTCCTGACTACTGGCAGTGCTTTGGGATACTCACTCAGTATCAACAATAATTTACCTGTACGGGTAGCTGCGGAACCCTCAGATGCAGATGCAACGACAACTGACCCCCTTGACCCAACTGCTGAGGATGAGTCGCCAACCCCTGACGATGACAGCAAGACAGTTAGCGAACCCCGGTTTACTTGTGAGTTGGATAACGGCAAATCGACGGTAATGTATCATCCTCAAAGCCAACCCAATCAATCTTACCCTTGGGCAATACCCAGCGATCTAGGCGGCGGTTGGTCGTCAGAACGCCGATGCGGTGAGATTAGCAGGCGTTTAGAATCTTACAGACCCGATGGTTTAGATGAACTGCGAACAGGAGTTGAAAACGGTTACAGCGTGATTTGCGTGACCACAGAAAAAAATCCCGATTGTCGGATTGTGCTGACAGTACCCCCAGGGGAAGATCCAAAATTAACGCGCGATCGCGTCTTCCAAAACCTCACCGTCGCCGACAGCGGACAGTCTACCCAAGGTGTCAATACCTTTGTCGATGGGAATACTGGCAGAATCATCGAAAGAGTCTTAGGGATGGATTCACCCAGAAACAGGCGCAATTCTCAGAGTGACAGCATCTACTTGCGACCTTTCCTAGATCGGGCCGACGGCGGTACAGGTACCAGACTGCGAGGCGGTTTGCGGAGTCAACCGGGGCCGCGACTCAATCCCGATAACTTCCGCAACTAG